The following proteins are encoded in a genomic region of Oncorhynchus gorbuscha isolate QuinsamMale2020 ecotype Even-year linkage group LG11, OgorEven_v1.0, whole genome shotgun sequence:
- the LOC124049030 gene encoding cytospin-A-like isoform X6 → MVDKRSSYTDLTMPDHLLRASPGTPSALQRVPNMDSKSLSVSRRCSEELKRDMSASENTASASLITSSLSAASSPTASVTPSARGRLREERKDTLSALAREYGGSKRNALLKWCQKKTEGYLNIDITNFSSSWNDGLAFCAVLHTYLPAHIPYLELSSQDKKRNFTLAFQAAESVGIKSSLDIGEMVHTERPDWQSVMTYVTAIYKYFET, encoded by the exons ATGGTGGACAAGAGGTCCAGTTACACAGACCTCACTATGCCAG ATCACCTGCTCCGGGCCTCACCTGGGACCCCCTCTGCCCTCCAGAGGGTCCCCAACATGGACTCCAAGTCCCTCTCAG TGTCCCGAAGGTGCAGTGAGGAGCTGAAGAGGGACATGTCTGCCTCAGAGAACACTGCCTCGGCCTCCCTCATCACCTCCTCCCTTTCAGCTGCCTCCTCCCCCACCGCCTCAGTCACCCCCTCCGCAAGGGGACGCTTACG ggaggagagaaaagacaCCCTGTCTGCACTGGCCAGGGAGTACGGGGGGTCCAAGAGGAACGCCCTGCTGAAGTGGTGCCAGAAGAAGACTGAAGGATACCTG aacatTGATATCACCAACTTCAGCAGCAGCTGGAACGACGGGCTGGCCTTCTGTGCTGTTCTCCACACCTACCTGCCTGCCCACATTCCCTACCTGGAGCTCTCCAGCCAGGACAAG AAGCGAAATTTCACACTGGCTTTCCAGGCCGCTGAAAGTGTCGGGATCAAGTCCTCATTG gacATTGGAGAGATGGTGCACACAGAGAGGCCTGACTGGCAGAGTGTGATGACCTACGTCACTGCCATCTACAAGTACTTTGAGACGTGA
- the LOC124049030 gene encoding cytospin-A-like isoform X5 has translation MVDKRSSYTDLTMPADHLLRASPGTPSALQRVPNMDSKSLSVSRRCSEELKRDMSASENTASASLITSSLSAASSPTASVTPSARGRLREERKDTLSALAREYGGSKRNALLKWCQKKTEGYLNIDITNFSSSWNDGLAFCAVLHTYLPAHIPYLELSSQDKKRNFTLAFQAAESVGIKSSLDIGEMVHTERPDWQSVMTYVTAIYKYFET, from the exons ATGGTGGACAAGAGGTCCAGTTACACAGACCTCACTATGCCAG CAGATCACCTGCTCCGGGCCTCACCTGGGACCCCCTCTGCCCTCCAGAGGGTCCCCAACATGGACTCCAAGTCCCTCTCAG TGTCCCGAAGGTGCAGTGAGGAGCTGAAGAGGGACATGTCTGCCTCAGAGAACACTGCCTCGGCCTCCCTCATCACCTCCTCCCTTTCAGCTGCCTCCTCCCCCACCGCCTCAGTCACCCCCTCCGCAAGGGGACGCTTACG ggaggagagaaaagacaCCCTGTCTGCACTGGCCAGGGAGTACGGGGGGTCCAAGAGGAACGCCCTGCTGAAGTGGTGCCAGAAGAAGACTGAAGGATACCTG aacatTGATATCACCAACTTCAGCAGCAGCTGGAACGACGGGCTGGCCTTCTGTGCTGTTCTCCACACCTACCTGCCTGCCCACATTCCCTACCTGGAGCTCTCCAGCCAGGACAAG AAGCGAAATTTCACACTGGCTTTCCAGGCCGCTGAAAGTGTCGGGATCAAGTCCTCATTG gacATTGGAGAGATGGTGCACACAGAGAGGCCTGACTGGCAGAGTGTGATGACCTACGTCACTGCCATCTACAAGTACTTTGAGACGTGA